One genomic region from Quercus robur chromosome 4, dhQueRobu3.1, whole genome shotgun sequence encodes:
- the LOC126722359 gene encoding uncharacterized protein LOC126722359: MVQWAVELSQFDIEYRPQTAIKAQALADFIAEFTTLENTSDQEDLWMINTDRSSTQKGGRAGIVISSPKQDVLKYGVQLKFPITNNEAEYEALLIRLRIAQALGAENIVLKSNSQLVIGQVRGEFEAKETRMQKYLKLTNQLVSAFHHTEFVQIPRDRDAEADEVARSALTDNRDKMNNWRLEEQNSSSIKELQTFSVHTSPRWTSPILSFLQEGRLPPNPKEAKKIQKRAAKYTILNDELYKRGYSQPYLRCIEEEEARYVLEEVHRGIYRDHIGAKSLVRKIMRTGYFWPTMQQDAANFMKKCNSCQRYRNVQRVLGEKMMTISSPWPFAQWRIDIMGPLPQEKRQMKFLLVAIDYFTRWVEAEALATITEAKIQNFVWKNIVYRFGIPRTIISNNDRQFDN, encoded by the coding sequence ATGGTACAATGGGCTGTCGAGCTCAGCCAGTTTGATATAGAATACCGTCCACAGACAGCCATAAAGGCTCAAGCGTTGGCCGATTTCATAGCGGAATTCACCACCCTCGAGAACACAAGCGACCAAGAAGATCTCTGGATGATAAACACTGACAGATCATCCACTCAAAAAGGAGGCAGAGCAGGCATTGTTATTAGTTCCCCTAAACAAGACGTTCTCAAGTATGGGGTCCAGCTCAAATTCCCTATAACTAATAACGAAGCAGAGTATGAGGCCTTGCTGATAAGACTAAGAATAGCTCAAGCACTTGGAGCTGAAAATATCGTGCTCAAGAGCAACTCGCAGCTCGTCATAGGGCAAGTTAGAGGAGAGTTCGAAGCAAAAGAGACgaggatgcagaaatacctcaaaCTGACGAACCAGCTGGTAAGTGCCTTTCATCACACAGAGTTCGTTCAAATCCCACGGGATCGGGATGCAGAAGCTGACGAGGTAGCACGAAGCGCCTTAACAGACAACCGGGATAAAATGAATAATTGGAGGCTGGAAGAACAAAACTCCTCTAGCATCAAGGAACTTCAAACTTTCTCAGTACACACCAGCCCAAGATGGACGAGCCCAATTCTGTCGTTCCTTCAAGAAGGACGATTACCACCAAATCCTAAAGAAGCTAAGAAGATCCAGAAACGTGCTGCCAAGTATACAATACTAAATGACGAGCTCTACAAAAGGGGTTACTCCCAACCATATTTAAGATGTATAGAAGAGGAAGAAGCCAGATACGTCTTGGAAGAAGTACACAGGGGAATCTACAGAGACCACATAGGGGCAAAGTCCCTTGTAAGGAAAATTATGAGAACAGGCTACTTCTGGCCGACAATGCAGCAAGATGCAGCCAATTTCATGAAGAAGTGTAACAGTTGCCAAAGGTACAGAAATGTTCAACGAGTCCTCGGAGAAAAGATGATGACAATTTCCTCgccttggccatttgcacaatggagGATCGACATCATGGGTCCCTTACCACAGGAAAAGAGACAAATGAAGTTCCTGCTCGTCGCGATTGACTACTTCACAAGGTGGGTCGAAGCGGAAGCCCTTGCAACAATCACGGAAgcaaagatacaaaattttgtgtggaaaaatattgtttacagGTTCGGGATACCTAGAACGATCATATCAAATAATGATCGTCAATTTGACAACTAG